One segment of Cyprinus carpio isolate SPL01 unplaced genomic scaffold, ASM1834038v1 S000006800, whole genome shotgun sequence DNA contains the following:
- the LOC122144913 gene encoding uncharacterized protein LOC122144913: MLTLLLSSMVCDAPARAFLKNVKGHTGYHGCEKCTQDGLYLENRMTFPRIDMPLRTNESFRNKTDADHHHGPSPLEETSLNMVSGFPLDYMHLVCLGIMRRLLLLWLKMGPLTCRLSGFQINTLSERLLNARRSVPMEFARKPRALREIDRWKATEFRQFLLYTGPVMMKDLLNTEVYKNFLLLFVGIFILCNNSLIEEYCDYANDILVLFVTHFGQLYGPQFLSYNTHCLVHLADDGKRHGVLDNFSAFKYENHLNKLKRLLRKPTCPLSQIIKGFSEMQRCCKKTHKTRPHLLKKPHATGPLPASFHEAT, translated from the coding sequence ATGTTAACTTTACTACTCTCTTCGATGGTCTGCGATGCACCTGCCCGTGCATTCCTGAAAAATGTTAAAGGTCACACAGGCTATCACGGATGTGAAAAATGCACACAGGATGGTTTGTACCTAGAAAATAGAATGACATTTCCAAGAATTGACATGCCTTTAAGAACTAATGAGAGTTTCAGAAACAAGACAGATGCTGATCATCATCATGGTCCATCACCTCTTGAAGAAACATCCCTAAACATGGTCTCTGGTTTCCCCCTCGACTACATGCACCTTGTGTGCCTCGGAATCATGAGAAGGCTTCTTCTCTTGTGGCTGAAGATGGGTCCTCTGACTTGTAGGCTGTCaggatttcaaataaacacattgtCAGAAAGACTGTTAAATGCTCGGAGAAGTGTGCCCATGGAGTTTGCACGGAAACCAAGGGCACTGAGAGAAATTGATAGGTGGAAGGCAACAGAGTTCaggcagtttttactgtataccGGACCTGTCATGATGAAAGATCTTCTTAACACAGAGGTGTACAAAAATTTCTTGCTACTTTTTGTGGGAATCTTCATCCTGTGCAACAACAGTTTGATTGAAGAATACTGTGATTATGCTAATGACATACTGGTGCTCTTTGTCACTCACTTTGGTCAACTGTATGGTCCACAATTCTTGTCCTACAATACACACTGCCTTGTACATCTTGCAGATGATGGGAAAAGGCATGGTGTCCTTGACAACTTCAGTGCTTTCAAGTACGAGAATCACCTAAACAAACTCAAAAGACTTCTGAGGAAACCAACATGCCCTCTGAGTCAAATAATAAAAGGATTCTCAGAAATGCAAAGATGCTgcaaaaaaactcacaaaaccaGGCCACATCTCCTCAAGAAACCACATGCGACTGGTCCTCTACCTGCATCCTTTCATGAGGCGACATAA